A genomic window from Bradyrhizobium lupini includes:
- a CDS encoding lytic murein transglycosylase translates to MSKYALAIAFIACLAGGSAQAARCGGDFNSFVASMASEAQAAGVSASVTSAALSGVQQDGAVLAFDRRQRYTFNKSFEQYVSTRVGPGRINGGKALLQRHAALLSRIEQQFGVPRYILVAIWGLESDFGKGDIGKLPVVRTLATLAHDCRRTELFQGELLAALKIVQRGDLPLRDLIGAYAGEIGQTQFLPSSYIKYGVDFDGDGHVDLRHSVPDVLASTANLLHTSGFKMGQPYSEGTANFEAMREWNRAVIYRKTIGYFADRLAGQ, encoded by the coding sequence ATGTCGAAATACGCCTTGGCCATCGCCTTCATCGCCTGTCTGGCCGGCGGATCGGCGCAAGCCGCGCGCTGCGGCGGCGACTTCAACAGCTTTGTCGCCAGCATGGCCTCGGAAGCGCAGGCCGCCGGCGTCTCGGCGAGCGTGACCAGCGCGGCGCTCAGCGGCGTGCAGCAGGACGGCGCGGTGCTCGCCTTCGACCGGCGCCAGCGCTACACCTTCAACAAGAGCTTCGAGCAGTATGTCTCGACCCGCGTCGGCCCCGGCCGCATCAATGGCGGCAAGGCGCTGTTGCAGCGCCATGCCGCGCTGCTCTCACGCATCGAGCAGCAGTTCGGCGTGCCCCGCTATATCCTGGTTGCGATCTGGGGGCTGGAGAGCGATTTCGGCAAGGGCGACATCGGCAAGCTGCCGGTGGTCCGCACGCTGGCGACGCTCGCGCATGACTGCCGCCGCACCGAGCTATTCCAGGGCGAGCTGCTCGCGGCGCTGAAGATCGTGCAGCGCGGTGACCTGCCGCTGCGCGACCTGATCGGCGCCTATGCCGGCGAGATCGGCCAGACCCAGTTCCTGCCGTCCTCCTACATCAAGTACGGCGTCGATTTCGACGGCGACGGCCACGTCGATCTCCGCCACAGCGTCCCCGACGTGCTCGCCTCGACCGCGAACCTGCTCCACACCAGCGGCTTCAAGATGGGCCAGCCCTACAGCGAAGGCACCGCCAATTTCGAGGCCATGCGCGAATGGAACAGGGCGGTGATCTATCGCAAGACGATCGGGTATTTTGCCGATCGGCTGGCGGGGCAGTGA
- a CDS encoding SDR family oxidoreductase — MTAIRGAAAITGAASGIGRALAIELARRGCDLALADRDEPGLKTLAAEIGAASKLSLHRVDVSEPDDIAQFAREAATAHPALGIVVNNAGVALMGSFEEIDQAQMDWLFDINFWGVVHGTRAFLPHLRTRPEAHIVNLSSIFGIIAPPGQSAYAAAKFAVRGFSESVRHELAMAGSPVRLSVVHPGGVATAIARNSRTGVGVTDNARRSQSIERFENAARTTPRDAALRIIKGIERNEPRILIGNDARFMDLLQRFRPATYWAPLQRKLERMAKGTE; from the coding sequence ATGACTGCAATCCGCGGCGCCGCCGCTATCACCGGAGCGGCAAGCGGCATCGGCCGCGCACTGGCGATCGAGCTTGCACGGCGCGGCTGCGATCTCGCGCTCGCCGATCGCGACGAGCCCGGGCTGAAGACGCTCGCGGCCGAGATCGGCGCCGCAAGCAAGCTCAGCCTGCATCGCGTCGATGTCAGCGAGCCCGACGACATCGCGCAATTCGCGCGTGAGGCGGCCACCGCGCATCCCGCACTTGGCATCGTCGTCAACAATGCCGGCGTTGCACTGATGGGATCGTTCGAGGAGATCGACCAGGCGCAGATGGACTGGCTGTTCGACATCAATTTCTGGGGCGTGGTGCACGGCACGCGCGCCTTCCTGCCGCATCTGAGGACGAGGCCAGAGGCGCACATCGTCAATTTGTCCTCGATCTTCGGCATCATCGCCCCGCCGGGACAGTCGGCCTATGCCGCGGCGAAATTCGCGGTGCGCGGCTTTTCCGAGAGCGTGCGGCACGAGCTGGCCATGGCGGGCAGCCCTGTCAGGCTGTCGGTCGTGCATCCTGGCGGCGTCGCCACCGCCATCGCCCGCAACTCGCGCACCGGGGTCGGCGTCACCGACAACGCACGCCGGTCGCAATCGATCGAGCGGTTCGAGAACGCGGCAAGGACCACGCCCCGGGACGCCGCGCTGCGCATCATCAAGGGCATCGAGAGAAACGAGCCGCGCATCCTGATCGGCAACGACGCCCGCTTCATGGATCTCCTGCAGCGCTTCCGCCCGGCAACGTACTGGGCGCCGTTGCAGCGCAAGCTGGAGAGGATGGCGAAGGGGACGGAGTGA
- a CDS encoding response regulator: MGQAKPFRATALIVEDDLMQREMLSLLLEESGYDVIQCESAEAAELVLEKSAGALCLMMTDVQLAGRMNGVELAHVAKDRNPKLDVVVTSGRPLMQALPNGAKFWAKPWAPLDVLREAEIAQLS, from the coding sequence ATGGGACAAGCAAAGCCGTTTCGAGCCACCGCACTGATCGTGGAAGACGACCTCATGCAGAGGGAGATGCTCAGTCTTCTTCTCGAAGAAAGCGGCTACGACGTCATTCAATGCGAGAGCGCCGAGGCGGCCGAGCTTGTGCTGGAGAAGAGCGCCGGCGCGCTCTGCCTGATGATGACCGACGTTCAGCTTGCCGGCCGCATGAACGGCGTCGAGCTCGCGCATGTCGCCAAGGACCGCAACCCGAAGCTCGACGTCGTCGTCACCTCCGGCCGGCCCTTGATGCAGGCCTTGCCGAACGGCGCGAAGTTCTGGGCCAAGCCATGGGCGCCGCTCGACGTGCTCCGCGAGGCCGAGATCGCGCAGCTGTCCTGA
- a CDS encoding LysE family translocator yields MTLSFLLTSLIVVASPGTDVLYTLAAALTRGSRASIAAAFGCTLGIVPHMTAAMLGLAAVLHTSALAFAALKWCGVAYLLYMSWQALRETGALAVDGEIRERSVGRVIVTGFLINILNPKLSIFFLAFLPQFIAADEAHVLARMLELSGAFMAMTFAVFVVYGLCAASVRERVISRPRVMAWLRRSFAAGFAALGAKLAFAER; encoded by the coding sequence ATGACCTTGTCCTTCCTGCTCACCTCGCTGATCGTCGTCGCCTCGCCCGGCACCGACGTGCTCTACACGCTGGCGGCCGCGCTGACCCGCGGCTCGCGCGCGAGCATCGCCGCTGCCTTCGGCTGCACCCTCGGAATCGTGCCGCACATGACGGCCGCGATGCTGGGGCTCGCCGCCGTGCTCCACACCAGCGCGCTCGCCTTCGCCGCGCTGAAATGGTGCGGTGTCGCCTATCTGCTCTACATGTCCTGGCAGGCGCTGCGCGAGACCGGGGCGCTGGCAGTCGACGGCGAGATCCGCGAGCGTTCGGTCGGTCGGGTGATCGTGACCGGCTTCCTGATCAACATCCTCAATCCAAAACTGTCGATCTTCTTCCTGGCTTTCCTGCCGCAGTTCATCGCCGCGGACGAAGCCCATGTGCTGGCGCGAATGCTGGAGTTGAGCGGCGCCTTCATGGCGATGACGTTTGCGGTGTTCGTGGTCTACGGCCTCTGTGCGGCATCGGTGCGCGAGCGCGTCATCTCCCGCCCGCGTGTCATGGCCTGGCTGCGCCGGAGTTTTGCCGCCGGCTTCGCCGCGCTCGGCGCCAAGCTGGCGTTCGCGGAGCGATAG
- a CDS encoding GGDEF domain-containing protein, whose product MLNVPTLWTVFVVNFLALGLIWAYVMRTYPKFAAARFWMASSFIGATGAMTALLRLFVASPLPLLLGAAGVIAASCLAAMGIQRFYHRPVSWRVMIATAGLSLAGVVFFVVGFDNMQLRMLCYTFGQAVPLVLALRLLLSPPEGRVSPGARLSGIVILAIIAILVVRTVGNLLGGDFSASAGGQAHGVMVLGLLFLSMTLNFGFLLMAMDSLRNEVADLALLDDLTGVANRRHLLQRLSEECARSERSSEPFSLLVIDLDGFKTINDTHGHAAGDACLQHFTLMAQTRLRPGDMLARTGGDEFCVVLPSSTLREAAAIARRVLEVCRQDAVTCTGVDIPIAISIGVAQWDRGVGHFPDRLIAHADHALYAAKKNGKNDFAVHDPAPPLMPDPIGPGEALRKFA is encoded by the coding sequence ATGCTGAACGTGCCGACACTCTGGACCGTGTTCGTCGTCAACTTCCTGGCGCTCGGCCTGATCTGGGCCTACGTGATGCGCACCTATCCGAAATTCGCGGCCGCGCGGTTCTGGATGGCATCGTCCTTTATCGGCGCGACCGGCGCGATGACGGCCCTGCTGCGCCTGTTCGTCGCGTCTCCGTTGCCGCTCCTGCTTGGCGCCGCCGGCGTCATCGCGGCGAGCTGCCTTGCCGCCATGGGCATTCAACGCTTCTATCACCGGCCCGTCTCATGGCGCGTCATGATCGCAACAGCAGGCTTAAGCCTCGCCGGCGTCGTGTTCTTCGTGGTCGGCTTCGACAACATGCAGCTGCGCATGCTCTGCTACACGTTCGGTCAGGCCGTGCCGCTGGTGCTGGCGCTGCGTCTGTTGCTGTCGCCGCCGGAAGGCCGCGTCAGTCCGGGCGCCCGGCTGTCCGGCATCGTCATCCTCGCCATTATCGCGATCCTCGTCGTCCGCACGGTGGGCAATCTGCTCGGCGGCGATTTCTCGGCAAGCGCCGGCGGCCAGGCTCATGGCGTCATGGTGCTGGGTCTCCTGTTCCTGTCCATGACGCTCAATTTCGGCTTCCTGCTGATGGCGATGGACAGCTTGCGCAACGAGGTCGCCGACCTCGCGCTACTCGACGATCTCACCGGCGTCGCCAACCGGCGGCATCTGTTGCAGCGGCTGAGCGAAGAATGCGCCCGCTCGGAGCGCAGCAGCGAGCCGTTCTCGCTGCTGGTCATCGATCTCGACGGCTTCAAGACCATCAACGACACCCATGGCCATGCCGCGGGCGATGCCTGCCTCCAGCACTTCACCCTGATGGCGCAGACGCGCTTGAGGCCCGGCGACATGCTCGCCCGCACCGGCGGCGACGAATTCTGCGTCGTGCTGCCCTCGTCGACCTTGCGCGAGGCGGCTGCGATCGCCCGCCGCGTGCTCGAGGTCTGCCGCCAGGATGCCGTCACCTGCACCGGCGTCGACATTCCGATCGCGATCTCGATCGGGGTAGCGCAGTGGGACCGCGGCGTCGGCCATTTTCCGGACCGCCTGATCGCGCATGCCGACCACGCGCTCTATGCGGCCAAGAAGAACGGCAAGAACGACTTTGCCGTCCACGATCCGGCGCCGCCGCTCATGCCTGACCCGATCGGTCCAGGCGAGGCCTTGCGCAAATTCGCGTAA
- a CDS encoding peptidoglycan recognition family protein: MMISRLLAAVLAALTLIAPAAATDAELAKLARASGTPDIPGLKMVWLAPWGDVGNAKPWRNIIVHQTEGPAGSARGGAEVQAKNPTRRGVTLWVETDGTVYWAVAENLVPTHGDGANRNDNKYIDNKPTYRQVVRDNSIGVEFAGNYPDVTTGPTAAQVAAWKILVQILRARYGIPLDRVYAHNWIDYKDARYCEGCWLATLARTWEE; the protein is encoded by the coding sequence ATGATGATCTCTCGCCTGCTCGCGGCCGTTCTCGCCGCTCTCACTCTGATCGCACCTGCCGCTGCGACCGACGCCGAGCTCGCAAAGCTCGCGCGCGCCTCCGGCACGCCCGACATTCCCGGCCTGAAGATGGTGTGGCTGGCGCCATGGGGTGACGTCGGCAACGCAAAACCGTGGCGCAACATCATCGTGCACCAGACCGAGGGACCGGCCGGCTCGGCGCGGGGCGGTGCCGAGGTGCAAGCGAAGAACCCCACGCGTCGCGGCGTCACATTGTGGGTCGAGACCGACGGCACCGTCTATTGGGCGGTCGCGGAAAACCTGGTGCCGACCCACGGCGATGGTGCCAACCGCAACGACAACAAGTACATCGACAACAAGCCGACCTATCGCCAGGTGGTGCGCGACAATTCGATCGGCGTCGAGTTCGCCGGCAACTATCCCGACGTCACGACGGGCCCGACCGCGGCGCAGGTCGCGGCGTGGAAGATCCTCGTCCAGATCCTGCGCGCGCGCTACGGCATCCCGCTCGACCGCGTCTATGCGCACAACTGGATCGACTACAAGGACGCCCGCTATTGCGAAGGCTGCTGGCTCGCGACGCTGGCGCGGACATGGGAGGAGTGA
- the rpoH gene encoding RNA polymerase sigma factor RpoH — translation MARTATLPVLNGESGLSRYLGEIRKFPMLEPQQEYMLAKRWREHDDRDAAHQLVTSHLRLVAKIAMGYRGYGLPISEVVSEGNVGLMQAVKRFEPEKGFRLATYAMWWIKASIQEYILRSWSLVKMGTTANQKKLFFNLRKAKSKISALDEGDLRPDQVAIIAKRLGVTAQDVVDMNRRLGGDASLNAPIRDDGEAGEWQDWLVDNSPNQEAMLAEHEEYDHRRDALNGAMGVLNPRERRIFEARRLADEPMTLEDLAAEFGVSRERVRQIEVRAFEKVQSAVKGTIAKAEQAALEAAL, via the coding sequence ATGGCCCGTACAGCTACCCTGCCGGTCCTTAATGGCGAATCCGGCCTTTCCCGTTACCTCGGCGAAATCCGCAAGTTTCCGATGCTGGAACCCCAGCAGGAATACATGCTCGCCAAGCGTTGGCGCGAGCACGATGATCGCGACGCCGCGCACCAACTCGTCACCAGCCATCTCCGTCTCGTGGCCAAGATCGCCATGGGCTATCGCGGCTACGGCCTGCCGATCTCCGAGGTCGTCTCGGAAGGCAATGTCGGCCTGATGCAGGCGGTGAAGCGGTTCGAGCCCGAGAAGGGCTTCCGTCTCGCAACCTACGCGATGTGGTGGATCAAGGCGTCGATTCAAGAGTACATCCTGCGTTCGTGGTCGCTCGTGAAGATGGGCACCACCGCGAACCAGAAGAAGCTGTTCTTCAACCTGCGCAAGGCGAAGAGCAAGATTTCCGCTCTGGACGAAGGCGATCTTCGCCCCGACCAGGTGGCCATAATCGCAAAGCGTCTCGGCGTCACGGCTCAGGACGTGGTGGACATGAACCGCCGCCTCGGTGGCGACGCGTCGCTCAACGCTCCGATCCGCGACGACGGCGAAGCCGGCGAATGGCAGGACTGGCTGGTCGACAATTCGCCCAACCAGGAAGCCATGCTGGCCGAGCACGAGGAGTATGATCACCGTCGTGACGCCCTGAACGGCGCCATGGGCGTGCTCAACCCGCGCGAACGCCGCATCTTCGAGGCCCGCCGCCTCGCCGACGAGCCGATGACCCTGGAAGACCTTGCCGCCGAGTTCGGCGTGTCGCGCGAGCGCGTCCGCCAGATCGAGGTCCGCGCCTTCGAGAAGGTGCAGTCTGCGGTCAAGGGCACGATCGCAAAGGCCGAACAGGCCGCGCTGGAAGCCGCGCTCTAA
- a CDS encoding alpha/beta hydrolase — MIARPLLQRDPCHSISRRALLGGFMSAGTALALGGCAGLGATGARFDASSLSLDPTLLVATTRKPVNGGRTKPWFGPERATNMTVARAKLVAPDESRLSLASVGFGDWRLDRLEPVSADVGDLVAQAGGGDVLIYVHGFKQTFETAVLDGAHLSDGIKFRGRTMVFSWPSKAGLFDYAYDRDSAMWSRDEFERVLSTLVSAPGTGRVNIVAHSMGTMLSLESLRQLYARYGDTVTSKIGAVVFAAPDIDMDVFSSAIQRIGPLAGKITVIAATNDRALALSGQIAGGMTRVGAAEKAVIARLGVRVVDASAEGWGIINHDLFLSNAEVQRVIRRSIDGTIA, encoded by the coding sequence GTGATCGCTCGACCTCTTCTGCAACGCGACCCCTGTCATTCTATTTCGCGCCGCGCTCTCCTCGGCGGATTTATGTCGGCGGGGACCGCCCTCGCGCTTGGCGGATGCGCCGGCTTGGGTGCGACCGGGGCGCGTTTCGACGCGTCATCGCTATCCCTTGACCCCACATTGCTCGTCGCTACTACGCGCAAGCCCGTCAACGGTGGTCGCACGAAACCCTGGTTCGGGCCGGAGCGCGCAACCAACATGACGGTCGCGCGGGCGAAGCTGGTAGCGCCGGACGAGAGCCGACTTTCTCTCGCCTCGGTCGGATTTGGCGATTGGCGCCTTGATCGGCTCGAACCGGTATCGGCAGACGTTGGCGATCTGGTTGCGCAGGCCGGCGGAGGAGACGTGCTGATCTATGTGCACGGCTTCAAGCAGACGTTCGAGACGGCGGTGCTGGATGGCGCCCATCTCTCCGATGGGATCAAGTTCCGCGGCCGGACCATGGTGTTCTCCTGGCCCTCCAAGGCAGGACTGTTCGACTATGCCTATGACCGCGACAGTGCGATGTGGTCCCGCGACGAGTTCGAGCGCGTGCTCTCCACACTCGTGTCGGCGCCAGGCACCGGCCGCGTGAACATCGTTGCGCACAGCATGGGAACCATGCTGTCGCTCGAAAGCCTGCGTCAGCTCTATGCGCGATACGGCGACACAGTGACGAGCAAGATCGGCGCCGTGGTGTTTGCCGCGCCCGATATCGACATGGACGTGTTCTCGTCAGCGATCCAGCGCATCGGTCCGCTTGCGGGCAAAATCACCGTGATCGCCGCGACGAACGATCGCGCACTGGCGTTGTCGGGACAGATCGCAGGTGGAATGACCAGGGTCGGCGCCGCCGAAAAAGCCGTCATCGCGCGCCTCGGCGTACGCGTGGTCGATGCGTCAGCGGAAGGCTGGGGCATCATCAACCACGATCTTTTTCTGTCGAATGCCGAAGTGCAGCGGGTGATCCGCCGCTCGATCGACGGCACGATCGCTTAG
- a CDS encoding amidohydrolase family protein: MSGLVISGGRVVDPASGMDAVGDVAVVDGKAAAVGASLGSAERTIDATGLVVAPGFIDLHAHGQSLPADRMQAFDGVTTTLDLEAGVLPVGSWYERQARKGRVLNYGAATNWAFARIGAMTGSNAESSLEAFGNAMRDRRWMDNVASDAEVAGILERLSRGLNEGGIGIGILNAYAPGAGVQELTAVCQLAAAQDVPTFTHVAYMSRIDPESAAEAYIRLIGYAGATGAHMHICHFNSSSKTDVERCRVLIAKAQAQGLPITVEAYPYGTGSTVLAAAFFSDPEFVERNGTGYDSVQRVTDGHRFSDREELLKAQAEEPSSLVLWHILDTENNAHHRDLLDMSVLYPGGAIASDAMPWTTSDGKTYTGDAWPLPDDATSHPRSAGCFTKFICEWVRERKTVSLLEGVRKCALIPAEILSQSTPAMRAKGRLAKDADADIVVFDYEKLSDRATFTAMNRPSEGVRHLIVSGQPLITDGVLDVAVRPGRPVRRPVVGS; encoded by the coding sequence ATGAGCGGCTTGGTGATCTCTGGCGGCCGGGTGGTGGATCCCGCCAGCGGAATGGACGCGGTTGGGGATGTGGCGGTGGTGGACGGCAAGGCCGCCGCGGTTGGCGCTTCGCTCGGCAGCGCCGAGCGGACGATCGACGCGACGGGGCTAGTGGTCGCCCCCGGCTTCATCGACCTGCACGCGCATGGCCAGTCGCTCCCCGCCGATCGCATGCAGGCGTTCGACGGCGTCACGACGACGCTCGATCTCGAAGCGGGCGTGCTGCCGGTCGGGTCCTGGTATGAGCGCCAGGCGCGGAAGGGGCGCGTGTTGAACTACGGCGCGGCCACCAATTGGGCTTTCGCGCGTATTGGCGCGATGACGGGCTCCAATGCGGAGAGCTCGCTGGAGGCGTTCGGCAACGCCATGCGCGATCGCCGCTGGATGGACAACGTGGCGAGCGATGCGGAGGTTGCCGGCATCCTCGAGCGCCTTTCGCGCGGACTGAACGAGGGCGGCATCGGCATCGGGATCTTGAACGCCTATGCGCCGGGCGCCGGCGTGCAGGAGCTGACCGCGGTCTGCCAGCTCGCGGCCGCGCAGGACGTGCCGACCTTCACCCATGTCGCCTACATGTCGCGCATCGATCCCGAGAGCGCGGCGGAAGCCTATATCCGCCTGATCGGCTATGCCGGAGCCACCGGCGCGCACATGCACATCTGCCATTTCAACTCGTCGAGCAAGACCGACGTCGAGCGCTGCCGCGTGCTGATCGCGAAAGCGCAGGCGCAGGGCCTGCCCATCACGGTCGAGGCCTATCCCTACGGCACCGGCTCGACCGTGCTGGCGGCCGCCTTCTTCAGCGACCCCGAATTCGTCGAGCGCAACGGCACCGGTTACGATTCCGTGCAGCGGGTCACCGACGGCCATCGCTTCAGCGATCGCGAGGAGCTCCTGAAGGCGCAGGCGGAAGAGCCGTCCTCGCTGGTGCTGTGGCACATCCTCGACACCGAGAACAATGCGCATCACCGCGACCTCCTCGACATGTCGGTGCTCTATCCCGGCGGCGCGATCGCCTCCGACGCGATGCCGTGGACGACGTCGGACGGCAAGACCTACACCGGCGATGCCTGGCCGCTGCCGGATGACGCCACCTCGCATCCGCGCTCGGCGGGCTGCTTCACGAAATTCATCTGCGAATGGGTGCGCGAGCGCAAGACCGTGTCGCTGCTCGAAGGCGTGCGCAAATGCGCGCTGATCCCGGCGGAGATCCTGTCGCAGAGCACGCCCGCGATGCGCGCAAAAGGTCGGCTCGCGAAGGATGCCGATGCCGACATCGTCGTGTTCGACTACGAGAAGCTCTCGGACCGCGCGACGTTCACGGCGATGAACCGTCCCTCCGAAGGCGTGCGGCATCTGATCGTCAGCGGCCAGCCGTTAATCACAGATGGTGTGCTGGACGTCGCGGTGCGGCCCGGCCGTCCCGTGCGCCGTCCCGTCGTCGGGAGCTGA
- a CDS encoding GTP-binding protein, with product MPVPILLVTGFLGAGKTTVVNHLLAHAEGRRIAAVVNDFGAINIDAELIAGASDGVVSLANGCICCSLEGDLLRTLATLLRRDPKPEYIVIETSGVADPAEIVRNLMDPVILREAPLETVLCVMDTATPPAALDDALHRSQLRVADIVALSKLDLADEGAGARIREAIRAQRVPAVVVDAQHGEIPSALLFPATVDRAPAPRKSGPKRPAEQRFETLSWTSNQPLSLARLQQAIGRLAPKLARAKGLFETVEQPGRQMVFQFAAGRATLAPGEAPTPGVPCARIVFIVELGVLSKAELDGIMETCVADR from the coding sequence ATGCCGGTCCCCATTCTCCTGGTGACGGGCTTTCTGGGGGCCGGCAAGACCACTGTCGTGAACCATCTGCTGGCGCATGCGGAGGGGCGGCGGATCGCCGCTGTGGTCAACGATTTCGGTGCGATCAACATCGATGCCGAGCTGATTGCGGGCGCGAGCGACGGCGTGGTCAGCCTCGCCAATGGCTGCATCTGCTGCTCGCTCGAAGGCGACCTGCTGCGCACGCTTGCGACGCTGCTGCGGCGTGATCCGAAGCCGGAATACATCGTCATCGAGACCAGCGGCGTCGCCGATCCCGCCGAGATCGTCCGCAATTTGATGGATCCCGTGATCCTGCGCGAAGCGCCGTTGGAAACGGTGCTCTGTGTGATGGACACGGCGACACCGCCGGCCGCTCTCGACGACGCGCTGCACCGTTCGCAGCTGCGCGTCGCCGACATCGTGGCGCTGAGCAAGCTGGATCTGGCGGATGAGGGTGCGGGCGCGCGTATCCGCGAGGCCATCCGCGCGCAGCGCGTTCCTGCCGTGGTGGTCGACGCGCAGCACGGCGAGATTCCATCCGCGCTGCTGTTTCCCGCGACCGTCGATCGTGCGCCCGCGCCGCGCAAATCCGGACCGAAACGTCCGGCAGAGCAACGCTTCGAAACGCTGAGCTGGACCTCGAACCAGCCACTTTCGCTGGCCCGCCTGCAGCAGGCGATCGGCCGACTGGCGCCAAAACTCGCGCGGGCAAAAGGCCTGTTCGAGACCGTCGAGCAGCCGGGGCGCCAGATGGTGTTTCAATTCGCCGCCGGCCGCGCCACGCTGGCCCCAGGCGAAGCGCCGACGCCGGGCGTGCCGTGCGCGCGGATTGTCTTCATCGTCGAGCTAGGCGTGCTCTCGAAGGCGGAGCTCGACGGGATCATGGAGACCTGCGTTGCGGATCGTTGA
- a CDS encoding tautomerase family protein has protein sequence MPLLHISMRAGKPEVYRQAILDGLYRAMREALNVPEGDEFMTISELSPANFRCGNAYGVTRSDDAVLIQITVFASRTPEQKKALYRRIADLLGEKPGLRPEDVFVNVLDAPAENWSVGNGIAQFA, from the coding sequence ATGCCTCTCCTCCACATTTCGATGCGCGCCGGAAAGCCGGAAGTCTACCGGCAGGCGATCCTCGACGGCCTCTACCGCGCCATGCGCGAAGCGCTGAACGTCCCTGAAGGCGACGAGTTCATGACCATCAGCGAGCTTTCGCCCGCGAACTTCCGCTGCGGCAATGCCTACGGCGTCACGCGCAGCGACGATGCCGTGCTGATCCAGATCACCGTGTTCGCCTCGCGCACCCCCGAGCAGAAGAAGGCCCTGTACCGGCGGATCGCGGACCTGCTCGGCGAAAAACCGGGCCTCCGCCCCGAGGACGTGTTCGTCAACGTCCTCGATGCGCCCGCGGAGAATTGGTCCGTTGGAAACGGCATCGCACAATTCGCCTGA
- a CDS encoding TetR/AcrR family transcriptional regulator: MRPREFDHDDVLRIAFDQFWRKGVRGTSLSDIARDAGVQRGSLYSAFGSKEALFLQAYERYAGDYLVALQKALGAGSLRKRLTAFFDLTISNFRAGTPPRGCPTTRGLMELGAAEGEGLDEEARQAFANLISRITVLVQETLSAGAARGEFNGNSASAALHIITVTRGLAVLERAFGDEPQLRKIASHTIDLVLGRKGG, from the coding sequence TTGAGGCCGCGCGAGTTCGACCACGACGATGTCCTGCGTATCGCCTTCGACCAGTTCTGGCGCAAGGGCGTCCGCGGCACCTCGCTGTCGGATATCGCGCGCGACGCCGGTGTCCAGCGCGGTAGCCTCTACAGCGCCTTCGGCAGCAAGGAGGCGCTGTTCCTCCAGGCCTACGAGCGCTACGCGGGCGATTATCTCGTCGCCCTGCAAAAGGCGCTGGGTGCGGGCTCATTGCGAAAACGCCTCACCGCGTTCTTCGACCTGACCATCAGCAACTTCCGCGCCGGCACGCCCCCGCGCGGATGTCCGACGACGCGCGGGCTGATGGAGCTCGGCGCGGCCGAAGGCGAGGGGCTCGACGAGGAGGCTCGGCAGGCCTTCGCGAACCTCATCTCGCGCATCACCGTTCTGGTTCAGGAGACGTTGTCGGCGGGTGCGGCGCGCGGTGAATTCAACGGCAATTCCGCGTCCGCAGCGCTGCACATCATCACGGTGACGCGCGGCCTCGCCGTGCTCGAACGTGCCTTCGGCGACGAGCCCCAGCTGCGCAAGATCGCGTCCCACACCATCGATCTCGTGCTCGGCAGGAAGGGCGGCTAG